In Priestia megaterium NBRC 15308 = ATCC 14581, the following proteins share a genomic window:
- a CDS encoding YpmP family protein, which yields MLLKSLEFKHVSGQKVKITEIPVLEENSTFRFMLSAKLDLFIRQITNESVPKQTYSFQEYLKRVLKWKDYEQLFKSHVLKHNA from the coding sequence TTGCTATTAAAAAGCCTTGAATTTAAACATGTCAGTGGTCAAAAAGTAAAAATTACTGAAATTCCAGTTTTAGAGGAAAATAGCACGTTTCGGTTCATGTTATCTGCAAAACTTGATTTATTTATTAGACAAATCACGAACGAATCAGTTCCGAAGCAAACCTACTCGTTTCAAGAATATTTAAAACGCGTGTTGAAATGGAAAGATTACGAACAGCTCTTTAAGTCTCATGTATTAAAACATAATGCATAA